Proteins co-encoded in one Coleofasciculus chthonoplastes PCC 7420 genomic window:
- a CDS encoding SIMPL domain-containing protein, protein MTDLCSRFLSQKKLQVMAGVLGLVMLGCINPAIAQERMLRTLTVTGQGVERIPTTLTRVQLGVEVQGKTAQQVQQEVARQSAAVVELLRSRNVQQLQTTSIQLNPVYSYEDNQQRLIGYSASNTVSFRIPTEQAGTLLDDAVAAGATRIDSISFTAPESAIATAQKQALREATQDAQEQADAVLNALNLTRQDIVTIQINGATPPSPPMPLMSRAESFAQNAPTPVIGGEQEVQASVTLQISY, encoded by the coding sequence ATGACAGATCTATGTTCCCGTTTCCTGAGCCAAAAAAAGTTACAGGTGATGGCTGGGGTTTTGGGTTTAGTGATGCTCGGATGCATAAATCCGGCGATCGCGCAGGAGCGAATGCTACGAACGCTAACGGTAACCGGACAAGGCGTAGAACGAATTCCCACAACCTTGACGCGAGTCCAGTTAGGGGTTGAGGTACAAGGAAAAACAGCGCAACAGGTGCAACAAGAGGTGGCACGTCAGTCAGCGGCGGTAGTGGAGTTGCTGCGATCGCGTAATGTCCAACAACTCCAAACCACCAGTATCCAACTCAACCCTGTCTATAGCTACGAGGACAATCAGCAGCGCCTGATCGGGTATTCTGCCAGTAACACGGTCAGTTTCCGCATTCCCACAGAACAGGCGGGAACCCTTTTGGATGATGCCGTGGCTGCTGGTGCGACTCGCATCGACTCGATTAGCTTTACCGCCCCAGAAAGTGCGATCGCCACGGCTCAAAAACAAGCGCTACGAGAAGCCACTCAAGATGCCCAAGAACAAGCCGATGCGGTGTTAAATGCCTTGAACCTCACCCGTCAAGATATCGTTACCATTCAAATTAATGGTGCCACACCACCGTCTCCACCCATGCCGCTGATGAGCAGGGCGGAGTCCTTTGCCCAAAATGCTCCGACACCAGTTATTGGTGGTGAGCAAGAGGTACAGGCATCTGTCACCCTGCAAATTAGCTACTAA
- a CDS encoding single-stranded DNA-binding protein — translation YLVGRVGADPDVRYFESGSVLCKLTLAVDRRSRNSEKPDWFNLEIWGKTAEVAANYVRKGSLIGIQGALKIDPLTTRDGHNYHKPVIRVDRMDLLGSKRDNDPSTVDRYGETEF, via the coding sequence TTATTTAGTTGGTCGGGTGGGCGCAGACCCCGATGTCCGGTATTTCGAGTCGGGCAGTGTTTTGTGTAAGTTAACACTGGCGGTGGATCGTCGCAGCCGCAACAGTGAGAAGCCTGACTGGTTCAATCTAGAGATTTGGGGGAAGACAGCAGAAGTGGCGGCAAACTACGTGCGGAAGGGAAGTTTGATTGGGATTCAAGGAGCACTGAAGATTGATCCGTTAACAACGCGGGATGGTCACAACTACCACAAGCCCGTTATCAGGGTGGATCGAATGGATTTATTAGGATCTAAACGCGATAATGATCCCAGCACCGTTGATCGCTACGGCGAGACAGAGTTCTAA